Proteins from a genomic interval of Pseudomonas silesiensis:
- a CDS encoding SDR family NAD(P)-dependent oxidoreductase produces the protein MSNSQKSLACQAPESVLNLSPEAQKLSGRIALITGAGRGAGRAHARLLAARGAAVAIVDIDEDVARATAADIVEEGGRAIALGVDITDRALAERCVAHVAEQLGGLDILVHNAGLIYSMTGLEQTDDANFNRLLAINVHAPLYLTRAALPYLRQSRAPRVIFINSQWGQVPDGHSYAYMVSKAAQLGLMKTLSKEFVSEGILVNAITPGAILTRMVPDEYIEPEKANIPLGRLVHPEEIAAAVAFLASDEAAFIAGQVLPVNGGALLVGI, from the coding sequence ATGTCTAATTCCCAGAAGAGCTTGGCCTGCCAGGCTCCCGAGTCGGTGCTGAACTTGTCGCCCGAGGCACAGAAGCTCAGCGGCCGGATCGCTCTGATCACAGGCGCCGGCCGTGGTGCCGGGCGTGCCCATGCGCGCCTGCTGGCAGCCCGTGGTGCAGCGGTGGCGATCGTCGATATCGATGAAGACGTTGCCCGCGCCACCGCTGCGGATATCGTCGAGGAGGGCGGCCGCGCCATCGCCTTAGGCGTCGACATCACCGACCGTGCCCTGGCAGAGCGCTGCGTGGCGCACGTCGCCGAGCAACTGGGCGGCCTCGACATTCTGGTGCACAACGCTGGGCTGATCTATTCCATGACGGGCCTTGAGCAGACGGACGATGCCAATTTCAACCGCCTGCTGGCGATCAATGTGCACGCGCCGCTGTACCTGACCCGCGCGGCCCTGCCGTACCTGCGCCAGAGCCGCGCGCCGCGGGTGATATTCATTAACTCGCAATGGGGCCAGGTGCCGGACGGCCACTCCTACGCCTACATGGTCAGCAAGGCCGCCCAGCTCGGCCTGATGAAGACCCTGTCCAAGGAGTTCGTCAGCGAAGGCATCCTGGTCAATGCCATCACCCCTGGCGCCATCCTCACCCGCATGGTGCCGGACGAGTACATCGAGCCGGAGAAAGCCAACATCCCACTGGGGCGCCTGGTACATCCGGAAGAAATCGCCGCTGCCGTCGCATTTCTCGCCTCCGACGAGGCTGCGTTTATCGCCGGCCAAGTGCTGCCGGTGAACGGCGGCGCGCTGTTGGTTGGCATCTAA
- a CDS encoding VOC family protein, which yields MLKLKRLDNMDILTNDVQRLVDFYHGTLGLGFFLPYVAEERWAAIEMGNVTLYLFHTTDSTPVERRTAVNLEDKQGFDSFAFEVENLDDAIAYLDGKVQWVTAKPIEWQHPNGTHYRYRPMFDPDGNMFYITQPHKTV from the coding sequence ATGCTCAAGCTCAAACGCCTCGACAACATGGACATCCTCACCAACGACGTGCAGCGCTTGGTGGATTTCTACCACGGCACCCTCGGCCTGGGCTTCTTCCTGCCCTACGTGGCCGAAGAGCGTTGGGCCGCCATCGAAATGGGCAACGTGACCCTGTACCTCTTCCACACCACCGACTCGACGCCGGTTGAGCGCCGCACGGCTGTAAACCTGGAAGACAAGCAGGGCTTCGATTCCTTCGCCTTCGAGGTGGAGAACCTGGACGACGCCATCGCTTACCTCGACGGCAAAGTCCAGTGGGTGACGGCCAAGCCCATTGAGTGGCAGCACCCCAACGGTACCCACTACCGCTACCGTCCGATGTTCGACCCAGACGGCAACATGTTCTACATCACCCAGCCGCACAAGACCGTCTGA
- a CDS encoding C45 family autoproteolytic acyltransferase/hydolase, with protein sequence MTFVFRSTHTEPTARGREFGQQHAQKIHTSVETYQALFDRVATRPFDLRALGAQALAQIEAFAPPLYQELLGMAEGSGVEVAYLGAINARTEILAYLGAQLRGECSTVVRIEPFSGKPVAVQTWDWYAEFADLWLTWEIPHADGSLTTTVTEFGILGKAGVNSRGLGVHFNILHHERDGKEIGVPVHVASRWMLDSCNDINQALQLLGSAKVSASSSLTLIAAVDNSSAAVSVELHPGGPGLVFPDATGLLVHTNHFLSSPAREGDTEPRAFPDTLVRYDLLTRRLVNRQDLTPQHVLAAMNSHLGSISAVCCHPIPGQPIAGQYATLVSLVIDVASGTLTALPGGPCGHPQWLAHD encoded by the coding sequence ATGACCTTCGTTTTTCGCTCTACGCATACTGAGCCGACGGCACGCGGCCGTGAGTTCGGCCAGCAACATGCGCAAAAGATTCACACCAGCGTGGAGACCTATCAGGCTTTATTCGACCGCGTCGCTACCCGCCCATTCGACTTGCGTGCGCTAGGAGCTCAAGCCCTGGCGCAGATTGAGGCCTTCGCGCCGCCGCTGTATCAAGAGCTGCTCGGTATGGCGGAGGGCTCCGGCGTCGAAGTGGCCTATCTTGGCGCCATCAATGCACGCACCGAAATTCTCGCCTACCTGGGCGCGCAATTGCGTGGCGAGTGTTCCACCGTAGTCCGCATCGAACCGTTCAGCGGCAAACCGGTAGCGGTACAGACTTGGGATTGGTACGCCGAATTCGCCGACCTGTGGCTGACTTGGGAAATTCCCCATGCCGACGGGAGCCTGACCACCACGGTCACCGAGTTCGGCATTCTCGGCAAGGCCGGCGTCAACAGTCGTGGCCTGGGTGTGCACTTCAACATCTTGCACCACGAGCGCGACGGTAAAGAGATTGGCGTGCCGGTGCATGTGGCCTCGCGCTGGATGCTGGACAGTTGCAACGACATCAACCAGGCCCTGCAACTGCTGGGTTCGGCCAAGGTATCAGCTTCAAGCTCGCTCACCCTGATCGCTGCAGTGGACAACTCCAGCGCGGCAGTCTCGGTCGAACTGCACCCCGGTGGCCCGGGGTTGGTATTCCCGGATGCCACCGGTCTGCTGGTGCACACCAACCACTTTCTCTCAAGCCCCGCCCGTGAAGGCGACACCGAACCCCGCGCGTTCCCCGACACCCTGGTGCGCTACGACCTGCTGACCCGCCGCCTGGTTAACCGTCAGGACTTGACCCCGCAGCACGTGCTCGCGGCGATGAACAGCCATTTGGGCAGCATCAGTGCGGTTTGCTGCCATCCGATCCCTGGCCAGCCAATCGCCGGTCAGTACGCCACCTTGGTCAGTCTCGTTATCGACGTCGCCAGCGGCACCCTGACGGCTCTGCCTGGCGGCCCTTGTGGTCACCCGCAGTGGTTGGCTCACGACTGA
- a CDS encoding polysaccharide deacetylase family protein has translation MTFDVDAEAGFLGESPTFARRLTSLSEGRFGVTRGVPRILELLRRHKIPATFFVPGYTAEQHPHLVEMLLREGHEIGHHGHMHLRSDKVSAEQQADEMYQGLEALARAGAPKPVGYRSSSWELTPETFELVLANGFIYDSSCMGDDRPYFETWNGASILELPVHWSLDDYPMFGWGIDNGGNFTAPRALFDSWLAEYESARRDGRHTSFTMHPEVIGRAARFEQLERFVERMVGDGDVWFARLDDVARQVAPQLELLK, from the coding sequence TTGACCTTCGACGTCGATGCGGAGGCTGGTTTTCTCGGCGAAAGCCCGACATTCGCACGTCGCCTGACCAGTCTGTCCGAAGGGCGGTTTGGGGTGACCCGTGGCGTGCCTCGGATTCTCGAACTGCTGCGCAGGCACAAGATTCCGGCGACCTTTTTCGTGCCTGGTTACACCGCCGAGCAGCACCCGCATCTAGTGGAAATGCTGCTCAGGGAAGGCCACGAGATTGGTCACCATGGCCATATGCACTTGCGCAGCGACAAGGTCAGCGCTGAGCAGCAGGCCGATGAGATGTACCAGGGGTTGGAAGCGCTGGCCCGGGCCGGAGCGCCGAAGCCGGTCGGTTATCGCTCTTCGTCCTGGGAACTGACTCCGGAGACCTTCGAGCTGGTGCTTGCCAACGGGTTCATCTACGACTCCAGCTGCATGGGCGACGACCGTCCCTACTTTGAAACTTGGAACGGCGCATCAATTCTCGAGCTGCCGGTGCACTGGTCGCTGGATGACTATCCGATGTTCGGCTGGGGCATCGATAACGGCGGCAACTTCACCGCGCCACGTGCGCTGTTCGACAGTTGGTTGGCGGAGTACGAGTCGGCCCGCCGAGATGGCCGCCACACCAGCTTCACCATGCATCCAGAAGTAATCGGCCGTGCCGCGCGCTTCGAACAACTGGAGCGTTTTGTCGAGCGCATGGTCGGCGACGGCGACGTTTGGTTCGCCCGCCTGGATGACGTCGCCCGTCAAGTAGCACCGCAATTGGAGTTGTTGAAATGA
- a CDS encoding APC family permease: MSDQNHELKRSLTWKDAFWVTSGVPVSVLFTIGGVAAFIGQPAWFIWVIAMLIGFAQCFTYAEISGLYPHKSGGASVYGALGWVRYSKFVAPVSVWCNWLAWSPMLALGTSLAAGYMLSCLFPADSVINTWQITLLDLGFITAGLTLRINATFILATLFLLITFKMQHSGAAAAAKMQRILGIASLAPLLVVSLVPMITGDMPSSNFLPLLPLSHDASGAAIMGSWNAAGISLAMGAMFLACWSTFAFETAVCYTREFKDPQKDTFKAIFASGLLCLFMFITVPLAFQGELGLSGMLAPSIVDGSGVGAAMAKFVGGGAVVFNVIIVMMMLSILLLVMTSMMGSSRTLYQASVDGWLPKYLSHVNEHGAPTRAMWTDLVFNLVLLLMSNYMSVLAISNVCYMIFVFLNLQSGWIHRLDRADWPRAYKCSGWLLGLGALCGFVDLVFVGAGANFLGENTLRNGLVATLLIIPVFIYRHYIQDKGQFPESMRRDIELPHARAGILPYLALIAAVAVVWISAKLTVI, encoded by the coding sequence GTGTCTGACCAGAACCATGAGCTCAAACGCAGCCTGACCTGGAAAGATGCGTTCTGGGTCACCAGTGGGGTTCCGGTTAGTGTGCTTTTCACCATCGGAGGGGTTGCCGCCTTTATCGGTCAGCCAGCTTGGTTTATATGGGTAATCGCGATGCTGATCGGCTTCGCGCAGTGCTTCACCTACGCCGAAATTTCCGGCCTCTATCCACACAAATCCGGCGGGGCCTCGGTCTACGGCGCGTTGGGCTGGGTGCGTTACAGCAAGTTTGTCGCGCCTGTTTCCGTGTGGTGCAACTGGCTCGCCTGGTCGCCGATGCTGGCGCTGGGCACCAGCCTGGCGGCGGGCTATATGCTCAGTTGCTTGTTCCCCGCCGACTCGGTAATCAACACCTGGCAGATCACTTTGTTAGACCTTGGCTTTATCACGGCGGGCCTGACGCTACGAATCAACGCCACCTTTATCCTGGCGACGCTGTTCCTGCTGATCACCTTCAAGATGCAACACAGTGGCGCGGCGGCCGCCGCGAAAATGCAACGCATCCTCGGTATCGCCTCGCTCGCCCCCTTGCTGGTGGTGTCGCTGGTACCGATGATCACCGGCGATATGCCGTCGAGTAATTTCCTGCCGTTGCTGCCACTGAGCCACGATGCATCCGGTGCTGCAATCATGGGCAGTTGGAACGCGGCGGGTATCAGCTTGGCGATGGGCGCTATGTTTCTCGCTTGCTGGTCGACCTTCGCCTTCGAAACCGCCGTCTGCTATACCCGCGAGTTCAAGGATCCGCAGAAGGACACGTTCAAGGCAATTTTTGCCTCCGGTCTGTTGTGCCTGTTCATGTTCATTACTGTGCCATTGGCCTTCCAAGGTGAGCTGGGCCTTTCCGGCATGCTCGCGCCAAGCATTGTCGACGGCTCCGGGGTGGGCGCGGCGATGGCCAAGTTTGTGGGTGGCGGCGCGGTGGTGTTTAACGTGATCATCGTGATGATGATGCTGTCGATCCTGCTGCTGGTGATGACCTCGATGATGGGTTCCTCGCGCACCCTTTATCAGGCTTCTGTGGACGGCTGGTTGCCCAAGTATCTGTCCCACGTCAACGAGCACGGCGCGCCGACACGCGCAATGTGGACGGATTTGGTGTTCAACCTGGTTCTGCTGCTGATGTCGAACTACATGTCGGTGCTGGCGATCTCCAACGTCTGCTACATGATCTTCGTCTTTCTCAACCTGCAATCCGGCTGGATTCACCGGCTCGATCGCGCCGACTGGCCTCGCGCTTACAAGTGCTCCGGCTGGTTGTTGGGATTAGGTGCGCTGTGCGGTTTTGTCGACCTGGTGTTCGTCGGTGCCGGCGCCAACTTTCTCGGCGAGAACACGTTGCGCAATGGCCTGGTTGCCACGCTGCTGATCATCCCGGTGTTTATCTATCGCCACTACATTCAGGACAAGGGTCAGTTTCCTGAGTCGATGCGTCGCGATATCGAACTTCCCCATGCCAGGGCCGGCATCCTGCCTTACCTGGCGCTAATCGCGGCGGTCGCGGTGGTGTGGATCTCCGCCAAGCTGACCGTTATCTAA
- a CDS encoding Lrp/AsnC family transcriptional regulator, with amino-acid sequence MSISTLDPLDFGIVRELQEDGRRAYREVARNLSVPEATIRVRVKRLQDQGILQILAFTDPSKLGHAKLALLFVNVEPQDHERAVDTLGRWPQVSYLSTTMGTADICVQVLCSDDDSLWALQQRVRSLPGVRDVRTMQEVKVHKIRFTLPEAERDS; translated from the coding sequence ATGTCTATATCGACCCTCGATCCGCTGGACTTCGGAATCGTTCGTGAGCTTCAAGAAGATGGCCGCCGAGCCTATCGCGAAGTCGCGCGCAACCTCTCGGTGCCCGAGGCCACCATCCGTGTGCGGGTCAAGCGCCTGCAAGACCAGGGTATCCTGCAGATCCTGGCGTTCACCGACCCGTCCAAGCTGGGGCATGCCAAGCTGGCGTTACTGTTCGTCAACGTGGAGCCGCAGGATCATGAGCGGGCGGTCGATACCTTGGGCCGCTGGCCGCAGGTCAGCTATCTGTCGACGACCATGGGCACCGCGGATATTTGTGTGCAGGTGCTCTGTAGCGATGACGATAGCCTCTGGGCGCTGCAGCAGCGCGTGCGCAGCCTGCCTGGTGTTCGTGACGTACGCACCATGCAGGAGGTGAAGGTGCACAAGATTCGGTTCACCCTGCCAGAGGCTGAAAGGGATAGCTGA
- a CDS encoding glutamine synthetase family protein, protein MQFAHETEAQAFLTNNPDIELFELFILDANGVPRGKLLHREELLAVYRSGRPLPSTILGLTLGGDDVENSGLVWDVGDIDCRAYPLADSLVRLPWRKVPTAAVQVSMHPQEGLPATVADPRHLLMRVIEALEADGLHPVMACELEFYLLDARNDANGRPQPALDADGGRPRQTQVYGLRELEQIEPFLGDLYAACKAQGIPVRTAISEYAPGQVEITLEHGPALQAMDQAVRYKRLVKGIAHAHGMRACFMAKPFDDLAGTGMHMHVSLADAAGNNLFASEDKAGTPLLRQAVGGMLESLLDSLLLFCPNANSYRRFQANSYAPLAPTWGVDNRTVSLRVPGGPAYTRHVEHRICGADANPYLAAAAILAGCHRGIQQRLDPGAPVEGNGYAQATTLLPTDWLSSISALERSSWARDALGQDFLKVYLAVKQAEYRQFMAEVGEQDWRWYLTQA, encoded by the coding sequence ATGCAATTCGCCCACGAAACTGAAGCCCAAGCATTTCTGACAAACAATCCCGATATCGAGCTTTTCGAACTGTTCATCCTTGATGCCAACGGCGTGCCCCGCGGAAAGCTGCTTCATCGCGAAGAACTGCTGGCCGTCTACCGCAGCGGCCGACCACTCCCCAGCACCATCTTGGGTCTGACCCTGGGCGGCGACGACGTGGAGAACAGCGGGCTGGTCTGGGATGTGGGTGATATCGACTGCCGCGCCTACCCGCTGGCCGATAGCCTGGTGCGCCTGCCATGGCGCAAGGTACCGACCGCCGCCGTGCAGGTCAGCATGCACCCGCAAGAAGGCCTGCCGGCCACTGTGGCGGATCCTCGCCACCTGCTGATGCGAGTTATAGAAGCACTGGAGGCTGACGGCTTGCACCCGGTAATGGCCTGTGAACTGGAGTTCTACCTGCTCGATGCCCGCAACGACGCCAACGGTCGCCCGCAACCCGCTCTAGACGCAGATGGCGGCCGACCTAGACAAACTCAGGTCTATGGTCTGCGTGAACTGGAGCAAATCGAGCCGTTTCTTGGCGATCTCTACGCCGCCTGCAAGGCCCAGGGCATTCCGGTGCGCACGGCGATTTCCGAATACGCCCCCGGCCAGGTGGAAATCACCCTGGAGCACGGCCCTGCTCTGCAAGCCATGGATCAGGCTGTGCGGTATAAGCGTCTGGTCAAGGGCATTGCCCATGCCCATGGTATGCGCGCCTGCTTTATGGCCAAACCCTTTGATGACCTTGCCGGAACCGGTATGCACATGCATGTCAGCCTGGCCGATGCCGCAGGCAACAACCTGTTCGCCAGCGAAGACAAGGCCGGCACGCCACTCCTGCGTCAGGCGGTGGGCGGCATGCTCGAATCACTGCTCGATTCGCTCTTGCTGTTCTGCCCAAATGCAAACTCCTATCGCCGCTTCCAAGCTAATAGCTACGCACCGCTGGCGCCTACCTGGGGTGTCGACAACCGCACCGTCTCGCTGCGAGTGCCAGGTGGCCCGGCCTATACCCGCCATGTGGAACACCGCATCTGTGGCGCCGATGCCAACCCATATCTGGCGGCGGCGGCCATCCTTGCCGGCTGCCATCGCGGCATCCAGCAACGCCTCGACCCCGGCGCACCGGTAGAAGGCAATGGCTACGCCCAGGCTACCACCCTGCTACCCACTGACTGGCTCAGTTCAATCAGTGCCCTCGAACGCTCAAGCTGGGCGCGCGATGCCTTAGGTCAGGATTTCCTCAAGGTGTACTTGGCGGTCAAGCAAGCGGAATACCGTCAATTCATGGCTGAGGTCGGCGAGCAAGACTGGCGCTGGTACCTGACCCAGGCTTGA
- a CDS encoding NAD(P)/FAD-dependent oxidoreductase, giving the protein MTALNKAVIPAAERTQSYYSATLKQETDYPTLQGEVSVDVVIIGGGFTGVASAVELAERGLKVALIETHKIGWGASGRNGGQVTSSLSGDEAMRKQMRKSLGTEVDNFIWRLRWRGQEIIEARVARYGIDCDLKHGHLHAAMKSAHMEELRSFHDEAQRRGLGDSVTLLDRAGVRAHLASDQYLGALKNTRNLHLHPLNLCIGEARAAESLGVLIFEHSEVLKIIHGDRPSVVTAQGRVNAKQVMLAGDVYHKLEPKQLKGKIFPAMGGIVTTAPLGDLARQLNPQDLAVYDCRFVLDYYRMTADGRLLFGGGANYSGRDSRDIAGELRPCIERTFPQLKGVDIEFQWSCAMGIVVNRIPQLGKLSDNVWYCQGYSGHGIATSHIMGEIMAEAITGSLRHFDTFAACKHIKVPLGDIFGNPMLAAGMWYYQMLEKLR; this is encoded by the coding sequence ATGACCGCCTTGAATAAAGCCGTCATCCCTGCCGCTGAGCGGACGCAGTCCTACTACAGCGCAACCCTCAAGCAAGAGACCGACTACCCCACCTTGCAGGGTGAAGTGAGTGTTGACGTCGTCATCATCGGCGGTGGTTTTACTGGCGTTGCCAGTGCCGTTGAACTGGCCGAGCGCGGCCTCAAAGTCGCCCTGATCGAGACCCACAAGATCGGCTGGGGGGCCAGCGGCCGCAATGGCGGTCAAGTTACCAGCAGCCTGTCCGGCGACGAGGCGATGCGCAAGCAAATGCGCAAGTCGCTCGGAACGGAAGTGGACAACTTTATCTGGCGCCTGCGCTGGCGTGGCCAGGAAATTATCGAGGCTAGGGTCGCCAGGTACGGCATCGACTGCGACCTTAAGCACGGCCATCTGCACGCGGCAATGAAATCCGCCCATATGGAAGAGCTGCGCAGCTTCCATGACGAGGCCCAGCGTCGCGGGCTGGGCGACAGCGTCACCCTGCTCGATCGCGCCGGAGTACGCGCCCACTTGGCCAGCGACCAATACTTGGGCGCATTGAAGAACACCCGCAACCTGCACCTGCACCCACTCAACCTGTGCATCGGTGAGGCACGTGCGGCAGAAAGCCTCGGCGTGCTGATCTTCGAGCACTCCGAAGTGCTGAAGATCATCCACGGTGACCGCCCGAGCGTCGTCACTGCACAGGGCCGGGTCAACGCCAAACAGGTGATGCTGGCCGGTGACGTCTACCACAAGCTGGAACCCAAACAGCTCAAGGGCAAGATTTTCCCGGCGATGGGCGGCATTGTGACGACCGCGCCTTTGGGCGACCTGGCCCGACAGCTCAACCCGCAGGATCTGGCAGTCTACGACTGTCGTTTTGTCCTCGATTATTACCGAATGACCGCCGACGGCCGGCTGCTGTTCGGTGGAGGCGCCAACTACTCCGGACGCGACTCGCGGGACATCGCCGGCGAACTTCGCCCTTGTATCGAACGTACTTTCCCGCAGCTCAAGGGTGTGGATATCGAGTTCCAGTGGAGCTGTGCCATGGGCATCGTGGTCAATCGTATCCCCCAGCTCGGCAAGCTGTCAGACAATGTCTGGTACTGCCAGGGCTATTCGGGGCACGGTATCGCCACCAGCCACATCATGGGCGAGATCATGGCCGAAGCGATCACCGGCAGCCTTCGCCACTTCGATACCTTCGCCGCCTGCAAGCATATCAAGGTGCCGCTCGGCGACATCTTCGGCAACCCGATGCTGGCGGCAGGCATGTGGTACTACCAGATGCTGGAAAAGCTGCGCTGA
- a CDS encoding gamma-glutamyl-gamma-aminobutyrate hydrolase family protein, whose protein sequence is MSRIPVVAVSACTKQLGLHPFHIVGDKYVRAVVQGAGALPLVVPALAELIDIHTLLANVDGLLLTGSPTNIEPHYYQGQPSKPGTPHDPARDASNLPLINAALHAGVPLLAICRGFQELNVALGGSLYQCVHEVGRYADHREPTDQPVEVQYAARQALLVQPGGLLEAMGLAGRIQVNSIHGQGIDRLAERLRIEALAPDGLIEAVTVIDAEAFALGVQFHPEWQVRSHPDYLAIFQAFGAACRQRAVQR, encoded by the coding sequence ATGTCCCGCATCCCCGTAGTCGCGGTCAGCGCTTGCACTAAACAGTTAGGCCTGCACCCCTTCCATATCGTCGGCGACAAGTATGTCAGGGCGGTAGTCCAGGGCGCTGGCGCCCTGCCGTTGGTGGTGCCGGCACTGGCCGAGTTGATTGATATTCATACCCTCCTCGCGAACGTCGACGGTCTGTTGCTCACCGGCTCGCCCACCAATATCGAACCCCACTATTACCAAGGCCAGCCCAGTAAGCCCGGCACCCCGCACGACCCGGCCCGTGACGCCAGCAACCTACCGCTGATCAACGCGGCATTGCATGCCGGCGTGCCGCTGTTGGCGATCTGTCGTGGCTTTCAGGAGCTCAATGTGGCACTGGGTGGCAGTCTGTACCAATGCGTACACGAGGTCGGTCGCTATGCCGATCATCGCGAGCCCACCGACCAGCCGGTGGAGGTGCAATACGCCGCGCGTCAGGCTCTGTTGGTGCAGCCCGGTGGTCTGCTTGAGGCCATGGGCCTGGCGGGCCGGATACAGGTCAACTCGATCCACGGCCAGGGCATCGACCGCCTGGCCGAACGCCTGCGCATCGAGGCCCTGGCGCCGGACGGACTGATCGAGGCGGTGACGGTGATAGATGCCGAGGCCTTCGCCCTCGGCGTGCAGTTTCACCCCGAATGGCAGGTGCGCAGCCACCCCGACTACCTGGCGATCTTCCAGGCCTTCGGCGCCGCCTGCCGCCAGCGCGCAGTGCAACGTTAA